In a single window of the Mucilaginibacter defluvii genome:
- the coaD gene encoding pantetheine-phosphate adenylyltransferase: protein MNIALFPGSFDPVTKAHVDIVKRSVGLFDKVYIGIGVNSSKQSFLSIEKRQEMLRAVFNTEPKIHIIAYEGLTVDFCRSIDANYMIRGIRTVSDFEYEKGIAQMNHTLAPDIESIFIVSKPGYSAISSTIVRDVLRHGGDISQFIPKEALAFL from the coding sequence ATGAATATCGCACTGTTTCCCGGTTCGTTTGATCCTGTTACCAAAGCGCATGTCGACATTGTAAAGCGCTCGGTAGGTTTGTTTGATAAGGTTTACATCGGCATAGGCGTAAACAGCAGTAAGCAGAGCTTTTTAAGCATCGAGAAACGGCAGGAGATGCTGCGCGCTGTATTCAATACCGAACCCAAAATTCACATAATTGCTTACGAGGGCCTTACGGTTGATTTTTGCCGGAGCATTGATGCCAATTACATGATCAGGGGTATACGTACCGTGTCAGACTTTGAGTATGAAAAAGGTATAGCCCAAATGAACCATACCCTGGCGCCTGATATTGAAAGTATATTTATTGTAAGCAAGCCGGGCTACTCGGCCATCAGCTCAACCATCGTGCGCGATGTTTTGCGCCACGGAGGCGATATAAGCCAGTTCATCCCTAAGGAAGCGCTGGCCTTTCTTTAA
- a CDS encoding NUDIX hydrolase — translation MAQKYRIYINEKVILITEKAPENAENHQLIDGQTFNLKTIYPKILKYNISQFYVICEDAKEFIRNVEKSITLIEAAGGLVKNEEGNYLFIYRNDKWDLPKGKLEKDESRKEGAVREVEEECGITVSKLGDKICKTYHVYTIKRQVVLKKTHWYAMKHKGNEKLKPQKEEGITDVRWFKKSQVDTILQNTFPSIVDVLVKTKLIKERPALP, via the coding sequence ATGGCCCAAAAATACAGAATTTATATCAACGAAAAGGTTATTCTGATAACAGAAAAAGCCCCGGAGAATGCAGAGAACCATCAATTAATTGACGGTCAAACCTTTAATCTGAAAACTATTTATCCCAAGATACTCAAATACAACATAAGTCAGTTTTATGTGATATGTGAGGATGCTAAAGAGTTTATCAGGAACGTTGAGAAAAGCATAACGCTGATTGAGGCGGCCGGCGGACTGGTAAAAAATGAGGAAGGTAACTATTTATTCATCTACCGCAATGATAAATGGGACCTGCCAAAAGGCAAACTGGAAAAAGACGAAAGCCGCAAGGAAGGTGCCGTGCGCGAAGTGGAAGAAGAATGTGGCATAACCGTTAGTAAGCTTGGCGACAAGATTTGCAAAACCTACCATGTTTACACGATAAAACGCCAGGTGGTTTTAAAGAAAACCCACTGGTATGCCATGAAACATAAGGGTAACGAAAAACTTAAACCTCAAAAGGAAGAAGGAATTACCGATGTACGCTGGTTTAAAAAGAGCCAGGTAGATACCATATTGCAAAACACCTTTCCATCCATTGTTGATGTACTGGTAAAAACCAAGTTGATTAAAGAAAGGCCAGCGCTTCCTTAG
- the pyrE gene encoding orotate phosphoribosyltransferase produces MFNYTETEQQVAEFLLQIKAIKLQPNKPFTWASGWKSPIYCDNRITLSHPSIRTYIRQRLSALIQEEFGAVGCIAGVATAGIPQGALVAQELGLPFVYVRAKAKEHGRGNLIEGDVLTGKRVVVIEDLISTGKSSLQAVEALREAEYDVAGLAAIFSYGFDVATENFKEARCPFFTLSNYSALLKYAEEHQYILPADVEVLKQWRTSPETWGQ; encoded by the coding sequence ATGTTTAATTATACTGAGACGGAACAACAGGTAGCCGAATTCCTGTTGCAAATTAAAGCAATTAAATTACAACCTAACAAACCTTTTACATGGGCTTCGGGTTGGAAATCGCCAATTTATTGTGATAATCGTATTACACTGTCACATCCGTCAATTCGTACATACATCCGGCAAAGGCTTTCAGCGCTTATTCAGGAGGAATTTGGCGCTGTAGGTTGCATTGCCGGTGTAGCCACTGCGGGCATACCGCAAGGCGCGCTGGTAGCGCAGGAACTGGGTTTGCCGTTTGTGTACGTAAGGGCGAAAGCCAAAGAGCACGGCCGCGGAAACCTTATTGAGGGCGATGTGCTTACCGGTAAAAGGGTAGTGGTTATTGAGGATCTGATATCAACAGGTAAAAGCAGTTTGCAGGCGGTTGAGGCACTGCGCGAGGCGGAATATGACGTTGCCGGTTTGGCTGCGATATTCAGCTACGGTTTTGATGTAGCTACCGAAAATTTTAAGGAAGCGCGCTGCCCGTTCTTTACCTTATCAAACTACAGCGCATTGCTGAAATATGCTGAGGAGCATCAATATATTTTACCGGCTGATGTAGAGGTTTTAAAACAATGGCGTACCAGCCCTGAAACCTGGGGACAATAA
- a CDS encoding SRPBCC family protein gives MTVFESIVHIERPVAELFAFLSDMNNHQQLMPPHVQDWRSTADEISFSIQNMASLRLVVDQRIEDSVVSITAVDEPPFKVNFRWLLAQEAGHTSVQYSITAELNMMMKMFASGPLQKLADHETAALAALFV, from the coding sequence ATGACCGTTTTTGAGAGCATTGTACATATTGAAAGGCCGGTGGCCGAACTGTTTGCTTTTTTAAGCGATATGAATAATCATCAGCAGTTAATGCCACCTCATGTGCAGGACTGGCGATCAACCGCTGATGAAATAAGTTTTAGTATACAAAACATGGCCAGCCTGAGGCTGGTTGTAGATCAACGAATTGAGGACTCGGTGGTCAGTATCACTGCGGTAGACGAGCCACCGTTTAAAGTTAATTTTAGATGGCTGTTGGCGCAGGAGGCAGGCCATACCAGCGTGCAGTACTCCATAACCGCCGAACTTAATATGATGATGAAAATGTTTGCTTCGGGGCCTCTGCAAAAATTAGCCGACCACGAAACGGCTGCCCTGGCAGCACTGTTTGTATAA
- a CDS encoding PAS domain S-box protein, whose amino-acid sequence MQDISEQVAVRQNLKNSEDRFESAFENSPTGMALVSPEGKWLKVNRILANSLGYTAEEFSRLTFQAITHPDDLDADLELLEKLVNGDIPKYEMEKRYFHKNGDIIWALLSVSIVRDSEGNPLHFVSHVYDITEKKLQHRQIQETLEIVSDQNNRLLNFAYIVSHNLRTHSGNFQSLIELVNDLNTSDDERQEYLHLLENVSTQLNETILNLNDVVSIQANRNLQKTPVKLYQYVQQTIETLTPDINRYDVKIDNNVPHDAVVYFHPAYLESILLNFLTNGIKYRSPERQPHIQISISNCVKNDYLLITDNGMGIDLEKHGKDLFGMYKKFHGNADARGIGLFITKNQIEAMGGKIEVESALNMGTTFKISLPKS is encoded by the coding sequence CTGCAGGATATAAGCGAACAGGTAGCCGTTAGGCAAAATCTTAAAAATAGCGAGGACCGGTTTGAAAGCGCGTTTGAAAATTCGCCTACAGGTATGGCTCTGGTATCGCCCGAAGGGAAATGGTTAAAGGTAAACCGCATACTGGCCAACAGCCTTGGGTATACAGCAGAGGAATTTAGCCGGCTCACCTTTCAGGCAATCACCCATCCGGATGACCTGGATGCAGACCTCGAGCTGCTTGAAAAGCTGGTTAACGGGGATATTCCCAAATACGAGATGGAAAAACGCTATTTCCATAAAAATGGCGACATCATCTGGGCTTTGCTCAGCGTGTCTATAGTTCGGGATAGCGAAGGCAACCCGCTGCATTTTGTATCGCATGTGTATGATATCACGGAGAAAAAGTTACAACACCGGCAAATACAGGAAACGCTTGAAATAGTAAGCGATCAAAATAACAGGTTGTTAAATTTCGCCTACATCGTATCGCACAATTTGCGTACGCACTCCGGTAATTTTCAGTCGCTTATTGAACTGGTGAATGATCTGAACACAAGTGATGATGAGCGGCAGGAATATTTGCATTTACTTGAAAATGTATCCACTCAGCTAAACGAGACTATATTGAACCTTAATGATGTAGTATCAATACAAGCTAACCGTAACCTGCAAAAAACACCGGTTAAGCTTTACCAGTATGTGCAGCAAACCATTGAAACATTAACGCCCGATATAAATAGGTATGATGTTAAAATTGACAATAACGTGCCGCATGATGCTGTCGTATATTTTCATCCGGCATATCTCGAAAGCATTTTACTCAATTTTTTAACAAACGGAATTAAATACCGCAGCCCGGAGCGACAACCACACATTCAAATAAGCATAAGCAATTGTGTTAAGAATGACTATTTACTGATTACTGATAACGGAATGGGTATTGATCTGGAAAAGCACGGGAAAGATCTGTTCGGTATGTATAAAAAGTTTCATGGTAATGCCGATGCCCGTGGTATTGGCCTTTTTATTACAAAAAATCAAATTGAAGCGATGGGTGGTAAAATTGAAGTGGAGAGTGCCTTAAATATGGGTACCACTTTTAAAATATCATTACCCAAAAGTTAA
- a CDS encoding ABC-F family ATP-binding cassette domain-containing protein codes for MITVSNLTLRYGKRTLFEDVNLKFTRGNCYGIIGANGAGKSTFLKILSKEVDPTTGSVSFTPGERMAVLKQNHYEFDEFPVIETVLMGHKEMYAVMKEKDAIYLKEDFSDADGERAGELENLFAEMDGWNAESNAATLLSNLGIKEDLHYKLVKELDGKQKVRVLLAQALFGNPDILLLDEPTNDLDINTVSWLEDFLAGYEATVLVVSHDRHFLDSVCTHVVDIDYSKMTIYTGNYTFWYESSQLAAKQRADQNKKMEDRVKELQEFIRRFSANASKSKQATSRKKALDKINLDEIQPSNRKYPGIIFNNLGREAGDQILQLEKLGKTSGGEVLFNDISFMVNKGDKIAILSQNSLATSAFYDVITGRDKDFTGNFKWGVTINIADIPIENAEYFEGKNDNLIDWLREYSPGEKDDQFIRGFLGRMLFSGEEVLKKCSVLSGGEKMRCMFSRMMLQQANVLLFDEPTNHLDLESITALNNGMKDFRGTILFTSRDHELVETVANRIIEITPAGTIDKLMSYDEYINSEAVKKQREELYAAV; via the coding sequence ATGATCACAGTATCAAATTTAACTTTACGGTATGGTAAACGTACCTTGTTTGAAGATGTCAACCTGAAATTTACCCGCGGCAACTGTTACGGCATAATAGGCGCTAACGGTGCAGGTAAATCAACATTTTTAAAAATTCTTTCAAAAGAGGTTGATCCAACCACCGGCTCGGTAAGTTTTACTCCGGGCGAGCGCATGGCGGTGTTAAAACAAAATCACTACGAGTTTGATGAGTTTCCGGTAATTGAGACCGTACTGATGGGGCATAAGGAGATGTATGCCGTGATGAAGGAAAAGGACGCCATTTACCTGAAAGAGGATTTTAGCGATGCCGATGGCGAGCGTGCCGGTGAACTGGAAAATCTATTTGCCGAAATGGACGGTTGGAATGCTGAAAGTAACGCCGCTACTTTATTAAGCAATCTGGGCATCAAAGAGGATTTGCACTATAAACTGGTTAAAGAACTTGATGGCAAACAAAAAGTACGCGTACTATTGGCGCAGGCCCTTTTTGGTAACCCCGATATATTACTGCTGGATGAGCCTACCAATGATCTGGATATTAATACGGTTAGTTGGCTGGAAGACTTTTTAGCCGGTTATGAAGCTACTGTTTTAGTGGTATCGCACGACAGGCACTTCCTGGATTCGGTGTGTACACACGTGGTAGATATCGATTATAGCAAGATGACCATTTATACCGGTAACTACACATTCTGGTACGAATCAAGCCAGTTAGCGGCCAAGCAGCGTGCTGACCAGAACAAGAAGATGGAAGACCGGGTGAAGGAGTTGCAGGAGTTTATCCGCCGCTTTAGCGCAAACGCCTCTAAATCAAAGCAGGCAACCAGCCGTAAAAAGGCATTGGACAAGATCAACCTTGACGAGATACAGCCGTCAAACCGTAAATACCCGGGCATTATATTCAACAACCTCGGCCGCGAGGCAGGCGACCAGATTTTGCAGTTGGAAAAACTGGGCAAAACGTCGGGCGGAGAAGTGCTGTTTAATGATATTTCGTTCATGGTAAACAAGGGCGACAAGATCGCCATACTTTCGCAAAACAGTTTGGCTACAAGTGCCTTTTATGATGTAATTACCGGGCGTGATAAAGATTTTACCGGCAACTTTAAGTGGGGAGTTACTATAAACATAGCTGATATTCCGATTGAGAATGCCGAATATTTTGAGGGTAAGAATGATAACCTGATCGATTGGCTGCGTGAGTACTCCCCGGGCGAAAAGGATGACCAGTTTATCCGCGGTTTCCTGGGCCGTATGTTGTTTAGCGGTGAGGAAGTACTAAAAAAGTGCAGCGTACTATCGGGAGGCGAAAAAATGCGTTGCATGTTTAGCCGAATGATGTTGCAGCAGGCCAATGTTTTATTATTTGATGAGCCAACTAACCACCTTGATCTGGAATCAATCACTGCATTGAACAACGGTATGAAAGATTTCCGCGGGACGATATTGTTTACCTCGCGAGATCATGAGCTGGTTGAAACCGTAGCCAACCGTATTATTGAAATTACACCGGCAGGTACCATCGATAAGCTGATGAGCTATGATGAATACATCAACAGCGAGGCGGTTAAAAAGCAGCGCGAAGAGCTATACGCCGCTGTTTAA
- a CDS encoding ATP-dependent DNA helicase codes for MQGFLYLCVSSIQNIQKAFPFEPTEQQNELFGVLHRFLLSDVGDECFILKGYAGTGKTTIVGALVKALRSYNYKYVLLAPTGRAAKVITAYSGRKAYTIHKRIYRKKSALNVDEGFSIAENMASNTIFIVDEASMISDEAGGNNYRSLLYDLVNYVYNTNNCKLMLVGDTAQLPPVGSADSPALDIPLMKDRFGLTIFHYELTDVLRQQKNSGILYNVTNVRNQIRLEDTRIPRITTKGYKDVFRMGSDRLEDGLNYAYSKYGSDSTLIICRSNKNANLYNRQIRGRILWREEELTGGDQVMVVKNNYFWLKEQEEGSTGFIANGDIARVRKVRNIEELYGFRFANVLLEFTDYAEDPIVECKVLLDTLYSEAPALLPADQKRFYTEVMKDYVHIHGKRAQHEELKINPYYNALQIKFAYAITCHKAQGGQWPAVFVDQGFLTEEMVNTDFLRWFYTACTRATDELYLVNFNEKFFGATEPAD; via the coding sequence GTGCAGGGTTTTTTATATTTGTGCGTGTCGTCCATCCAAAATATACAAAAGGCATTTCCGTTTGAACCTACTGAACAGCAGAACGAACTGTTTGGCGTATTGCATCGCTTTTTGCTGAGCGATGTTGGCGACGAGTGCTTTATTTTGAAAGGCTACGCGGGTACCGGTAAAACCACTATTGTGGGCGCCCTGGTTAAGGCGTTGCGCAGTTACAACTACAAATATGTTTTGCTTGCGCCTACAGGGCGGGCGGCTAAGGTGATTACCGCATATTCGGGCCGCAAGGCTTACACTATCCACAAGCGTATCTATCGAAAAAAATCGGCATTAAACGTTGATGAAGGTTTTAGTATTGCCGAAAATATGGCCAGCAATACCATATTTATTGTGGATGAAGCATCTATGATATCCGACGAAGCAGGCGGCAACAACTACCGGTCATTACTTTATGATTTGGTTAATTATGTTTACAACACCAACAATTGTAAGCTGATGCTGGTTGGTGACACGGCGCAATTGCCGCCGGTTGGTTCGGCAGACAGCCCGGCGCTGGATATACCGTTGATGAAAGACCGCTTCGGCCTCACCATATTCCATTACGAGCTGACCGACGTTCTGCGTCAGCAAAAAAACTCCGGTATATTATACAACGTAACCAATGTACGTAACCAGATACGTTTGGAAGATACACGCATACCGCGTATTACAACAAAGGGTTATAAGGATGTGTTCAGGATGGGCAGCGACAGGCTCGAGGATGGCCTGAATTATGCCTACAGTAAGTATGGCAGCGATAGCACCCTGATTATTTGCCGGTCTAACAAAAACGCTAACTTATACAATCGCCAGATACGCGGGCGCATACTGTGGCGCGAGGAAGAGCTTACCGGCGGAGACCAGGTAATGGTGGTTAAGAACAACTATTTTTGGTTAAAGGAACAGGAAGAGGGCAGTACGGGCTTTATAGCCAACGGCGATATAGCGCGCGTTCGCAAAGTCCGCAATATTGAGGAGTTATATGGATTCAGGTTCGCTAACGTGTTGTTGGAATTTACCGATTATGCCGAAGACCCGATAGTTGAATGTAAGGTATTGCTGGATACCCTTTATTCAGAAGCGCCCGCGCTTTTACCTGCCGATCAGAAACGGTTTTATACCGAAGTAATGAAAGATTACGTGCATATTCATGGTAAGCGCGCACAGCATGAGGAGCTGAAGATTAATCCTTATTATAACGCTTTGCAAATTAAATTCGCTTACGCCATCACTTGCCATAAAGCCCAGGGTGGGCAATGGCCGGCCGTTTTTGTTGACCAGGGATTTTTGACTGAAGAAATGGTAAATACCGATTTTTTGCGCTGGTTTTATACCGCTTGTACCCGGGCGACCGACGAGCTTTACCTCGTTAACTTTAATGAGAAGTTTTTTGGTGCTACTGAGCCGGCTGATTAG
- a CDS encoding HAMP domain-containing sensor histidine kinase, protein MDVDITGTATIKSRAEFRNYYMLQNLKSIKKLCLIFFAFNVGFRVFITAFPASLTRIQNFPEFDISNWVHICAAPFFYLGVNTLYKKIRRLRKADAMMSLFTVVFALYIIMSGMASSFIVTYVPSDNLIVFMIALTVISIICVFEYGHTMFITLITGAVFTLLITALSHSPTEILYNELLCCILLLGFFLMSRYNFNYKANHFLQLVEINKQNREIARASNFKTEVLGMVAHDLRNPIAAIESVAMLMEMDAADDDTLENIHLVKQSCEKARSIIDDLLESARNDNNADFAVKATEMNTFLKNLIDLWNQTPNIPNHIAFKEAPQQAFADINPEKFQRVIDNLISNAAKFSKDNDIIEIAFSIELAQLKIEVTDHGLGIPDDILPNIFDRFSKAGRSGLRGEHSTGLGLSIVKQIVERHNGKIEVKSTVGHGSTFVIYLPASANQPAQ, encoded by the coding sequence TTGGATGTTGATATAACCGGAACGGCAACCATTAAAAGCCGTGCAGAATTCCGGAATTATTATATGCTGCAAAATCTAAAGAGTATCAAAAAGCTCTGTTTGATATTTTTTGCGTTTAATGTTGGCTTTCGTGTATTTATCACCGCTTTTCCTGCAAGTCTTACCCGCATTCAGAACTTCCCTGAGTTTGATATTAGTAACTGGGTGCATATTTGCGCAGCTCCTTTTTTTTACCTGGGCGTTAACACCTTATATAAAAAGATAAGACGTTTGCGTAAGGCTGACGCTATGATGTCCTTATTCACCGTCGTCTTCGCTTTATATATTATAATGAGCGGGATGGCGTCAAGCTTTATAGTAACCTATGTACCCAGCGACAACCTTATCGTTTTCATGATCGCCCTGACGGTTATCAGCATTATATGCGTATTTGAATATGGCCACACCATGTTTATAACCCTGATAACGGGCGCTGTATTTACCTTGTTGATAACGGCCTTATCCCACAGCCCTACCGAAATACTGTATAACGAGCTTTTATGCTGTATTTTGCTTCTTGGCTTCTTCCTGATGTCCAGATATAATTTTAATTACAAGGCCAACCATTTTTTGCAATTGGTAGAGATCAATAAACAAAACCGGGAGATTGCCCGGGCCAGCAACTTTAAAACCGAAGTATTGGGGATGGTAGCGCACGACCTGCGTAACCCAATAGCGGCAATTGAGTCGGTGGCTATGCTGATGGAGATGGATGCCGCCGATGATGATACACTGGAGAATATCCATCTGGTGAAGCAATCGTGCGAGAAAGCCAGATCCATCATCGATGATTTACTGGAAAGCGCGCGGAATGATAACAATGCCGATTTTGCCGTTAAGGCAACGGAAATGAATACCTTCCTGAAAAACCTCATAGATTTATGGAACCAAACACCTAACATACCCAATCATATTGCTTTCAAAGAAGCGCCTCAACAGGCGTTTGCCGATATTAACCCGGAAAAGTTTCAGCGGGTGATAGATAATCTTATAAGCAACGCCGCCAAATTCTCAAAGGATAATGATATAATTGAGATAGCGTTTTCTATTGAGTTAGCGCAATTGAAAATAGAAGTTACTGATCACGGTTTAGGTATTCCTGATGATATACTACCCAATATATTTGACCGTTTTTCAAAGGCGGGGCGCAGTGGCCTGCGTGGCGAACATTCTACCGGCCTTGGTTTGAGTATTGTAAAGCAGATAGTGGAGCGGCATAACGGGAAAATCGAAGTAAAAAGCACGGTAGGCCATGGTTCAACCTTTGTTATTTATTTACCGGCGAGCGCTAATCAGCCGGCTCAGTAG
- the clpB gene encoding ATP-dependent chaperone ClpB: MNFNNFTIKAQEAVQKASEIATGNQQQAIENAHLLKALLLVDENVISYLLKKLNVNLNRFGNVLDQQIASFPKVSGSNIYLSSDANSALQKAQGYLKEFKDEFVSVEHILLGILASNDKTATALKDAGVNEKDLKKAIVSLRGDSKVTDQNAEATYNALNKYARNLNEYAESGKLDPVIGRDEEIRRVIQILSRRTKNNPVLVGEPGVGKTAIAEGIAFRIIKGDVPESLKTKTVYSLDMGALVAGAKYKGEFEERLKAVVKEVVQSDGEIILFIDEIHTLVGAGGGEGAMDAANILKPALARGELMAIGATTLNEYQKYVEKDKALERRFQKVTVDEPDPQDAISILRGLKERYEQHHKVHIKDEAIIAAVEMSQRYISDRFLPDKAIDLMDEAASKLRLEMDSVPEAVDELERRIMQLEIEREAIKREKDEKKVAELSEEIANLSADRDSIRAKWQSEKDLVDSINQKVEQIENFKLEADQAERAGDYGKVAELRYGRIRETQDEVEKLKVELQKQQVDSRMLKEEVTADDIAGVVSRWTGIPVSKMIQSEREKLLHLEEELHKRVAGQEEAIEAISDAIRRSRAGLQDKRKPIGSFIFLGTTGVGKTELAKALAEFLFNDESALVRIDMSEYQERHAVSRLIGAPPGYVGYDEGGQLTEAVRRKPYSVVLLDEIEKAHPDVFNILLQVLDDGRLTDNKGRVVNFKNTIIIMTSNIGSNIIQENFTDLDDDREEIIAKTKNQLFELLRVTIRPEFLNRIDEIIMFTPLTRDEIGDIVKLQFRQVQQTLAEMGIHIEASDEALDWLAQLGYDPQFGARPLKRVIQKKILNELSKQILAGKVDKDSTIKLDMFDNQFVFLNANESDAVAG, from the coding sequence ATGAATTTTAACAACTTTACCATAAAAGCTCAGGAAGCTGTACAAAAGGCTTCGGAGATTGCCACCGGTAATCAACAGCAGGCTATTGAGAATGCACATTTGCTAAAGGCGTTACTGCTGGTAGATGAAAACGTAATAAGCTACTTATTAAAAAAGCTGAATGTTAACCTTAATAGGTTCGGCAATGTGCTGGATCAGCAGATCGCCTCGTTCCCGAAGGTGAGCGGCAGTAATATATATTTATCGTCAGACGCTAACAGCGCTTTGCAAAAGGCGCAGGGATATCTGAAGGAGTTTAAGGATGAGTTTGTATCGGTTGAGCATATATTACTCGGTATCCTTGCATCTAATGATAAAACGGCTACTGCCTTAAAGGATGCCGGCGTGAATGAAAAGGACCTTAAAAAAGCCATTGTTAGTTTGCGTGGCGATAGTAAGGTAACCGACCAAAATGCCGAGGCCACCTACAACGCGCTCAACAAATACGCCCGTAACCTCAACGAGTACGCCGAATCAGGCAAACTGGATCCGGTTATTGGCCGCGACGAGGAGATACGTCGTGTGATACAGATCCTATCTCGCCGTACCAAAAATAACCCGGTATTGGTGGGCGAACCCGGTGTGGGTAAAACCGCTATCGCCGAAGGTATTGCTTTCCGCATTATTAAAGGCGACGTGCCTGAAAGTTTAAAAACTAAAACCGTGTACTCGTTAGATATGGGCGCGCTGGTTGCCGGTGCCAAATATAAAGGTGAGTTTGAGGAACGCCTTAAAGCCGTGGTAAAAGAGGTGGTACAAAGCGATGGCGAGATCATCTTGTTTATTGATGAGATACACACGCTGGTTGGCGCAGGTGGCGGCGAAGGCGCTATGGACGCGGCCAACATATTGAAACCGGCCCTTGCCCGTGGTGAACTGATGGCTATCGGCGCCACAACGCTTAACGAGTATCAAAAATACGTGGAGAAAGACAAAGCCCTCGAGCGCCGTTTCCAAAAGGTTACTGTAGATGAGCCTGATCCGCAGGACGCGATCTCAATCCTGCGTGGATTAAAGGAACGTTATGAGCAGCACCACAAAGTGCACATTAAGGACGAGGCGATTATCGCGGCGGTTGAAATGTCGCAACGCTATATATCCGACAGGTTTTTGCCCGATAAGGCTATTGACCTGATGGATGAGGCAGCGAGTAAATTGCGCCTCGAAATGGATTCGGTACCGGAAGCGGTTGATGAACTGGAACGCCGTATTATGCAGCTGGAGATCGAGCGTGAGGCCATCAAGCGTGAAAAGGACGAGAAGAAGGTAGCCGAGCTGAGCGAAGAGATTGCTAACCTGAGTGCCGACCGTGATTCTATCCGCGCCAAATGGCAAAGTGAGAAGGATTTGGTGGACAGCATCAACCAAAAGGTTGAACAGATAGAGAACTTTAAGCTGGAAGCTGACCAGGCTGAGCGTGCAGGTGATTACGGCAAGGTAGCAGAGCTACGGTACGGCCGCATCCGCGAAACGCAAGATGAGGTTGAAAAGCTAAAGGTAGAATTGCAAAAGCAGCAGGTAGACAGCCGCATGCTGAAAGAGGAAGTTACCGCCGACGATATTGCCGGTGTGGTGTCCCGCTGGACAGGCATCCCGGTTTCAAAAATGATACAAAGCGAGCGCGAAAAGCTGCTGCACCTGGAAGAAGAACTGCATAAACGTGTAGCTGGGCAGGAGGAAGCTATTGAGGCTATCAGCGATGCCATACGCCGTAGTCGTGCCGGTTTGCAGGATAAGCGCAAGCCAATCGGGTCGTTCATCTTTTTAGGTACCACCGGTGTTGGTAAAACCGAGCTGGCAAAAGCATTGGCCGAGTTTCTGTTCAACGATGAAAGCGCCCTGGTGCGTATTGATATGAGCGAATACCAGGAACGCCATGCGGTGTCAAGGCTGATCGGAGCGCCTCCGGGCTACGTGGGTTACGACGAAGGCGGACAGTTAACTGAAGCCGTACGCCGCAAACCATACAGCGTGGTATTGCTGGATGAGATAGAAAAAGCACATCCGGATGTGTTTAATATACTGTTACAGGTATTGGATGATGGCCGTTTAACGGATAACAAAGGCCGTGTGGTGAACTTTAAAAACACCATCATCATCATGACCTCAAACATCGGCTCAAATATTATCCAGGAAAACTTCACCGACCTGGATGACGACCGTGAAGAGATCATCGCCAAAACAAAAAATCAATTGTTTGAGTTACTTCGCGTAACCATAAGGCCGGAGTTTTTGAACCGGATCGACGAGATCATCATGTTTACACCGTTAACACGCGATGAGATAGGCGATATTGTTAAACTACAGTTCAGGCAGGTGCAGCAAACGCTGGCCGAAATGGGCATCCATATCGAGGCATCAGACGAGGCGCTTGACTGGCTGGCACAACTGGGCTACGATCCGCAATTTGGCGCCCGTCCGTTAAAACGGGTTATTCAGAAAAAAATCCTGAATGAGCTGTCGAAACAAATACTCGCCGGTAAGGTAGATAAGGACAGCACTATTAAGCTGGATATGTTTGATAATCAATTTGTGTTTTTAAATGCAAATGAAAGCGATGCAGTAGCAGGTTGA